The nucleotide window AACGGAATAACACGTCGATGTTGGTATTCATTACCGGTATGAACAGCCATCCCAGAATGGCTCCTGTACACCAGACCGGGAGGCTGCGTCCGAAAGCGAGCAGGAAATTTTCTGTGCTCATGGAAAACAACAGGGCATTGCAGATGGCGCGAATCCGGCTCTTGGGAGGAGGGCAGAAGGACATGAAGACGCTTCCGGCCAGATTCGCCAGACCTGTGCAGGCGTTTACCAGGCCGAGAGCCGTCTGGCTTCCGCCGTTCCTCGAGAGGAGCATGGCAGGAAGCGCGGCATTATACATGGACGCAATCAAATTAATGACAGCGAGAAACAGGATCAGATCCAGGATGCCGCGGTTTTTTCGAAGATATACCAGCCCGGCTTTCATTGTATCCCACAGAGAGCCGGCGCCGTTTTCCGGCGCTGCTTTCTGCTTGGGAAAATGGATGAAAAGGGCGAGGGTGAGAAACGCTGTGACGAAGGTGATCAGGTCGAAGAGAATGACTGCGGTCATCCCGAAAAAGGAAAGGACCGTGGTCGCGATGACCGGTGTCAGGACCGTCACCAGGGAGTTGGAAAAGGAACGCATCCCTCCGACGCGCTGGTACTGTTCTTTTGGCGCCAGCAGGCTGACCGCCACGTCAGAGGCGGGCTGCTGTACGGTGTTCATAAGGCCGTTCAAAGCGTTGATGAGGTATAAATGCCATATCTCCAGCCTGCCGGTGCCGAGAAGCGCCAGAACCAATACGGTAGTGGCGGCGGCCGCACTGTCACAGATGAGCATGGTGCGCTTTTTGTCCCATTTGTCACTCAGTGCGCCGGCAAAAATGCTGAGGAGCACATAGGGGGCATAGGAACAGATGGAAAGCATCGCAGTGGTCAGGGCGGAGCCTGTCCGCTGATATGACCAGATGACGAGCGCATAACTGGTCATGGAGCTTCCCAGAGTGGAAAAAGCCTGAGTTATCCATAAAAGGATAAACGTATGTAATCCGTAAAATGGGTTTTTTGATTTCTTCATTATGACTTTGCTCCTTTTAATATATTTATAATATTAAAATGCAAAGCCCGATCGGACGTAAAGAAACACGTCTCCATGCAAATCCGTCCGCTGATCAGACTCTGCATGGAGCGCCGTCAATACAGAGACGCATAGGTATCCCGCCTTTCTGTGATAGAATAAAACTCATAATTAATGTATCATCTTTTCCAGATTTAGTCCAGCGCAGAACAATATCCACAAATCTCAGCTTTTACCAGTATAATTAACTCGAAATTGACAAATACTTAACAATAAAAACCTATTTATACTTGCAGAGCAGAAGGAGGATCATATGAGCAGATTTACATTACCCAGAGATATTTACCACGGGAAAGGATGTCTGGAAGAGCTTAAAAACCTGAAAGGAAAAAAAGCTTTCTTCGTAGTGGGAGGAAGCTCCATGAAGAAACAGGGATTTCTGGATAAGGCTGTGAATTACCTGAAGGAAGCAGATATGGAAGTAAAGCTGTTTGAAGGGGTGGAGCCTGACCCCTCCGTAGAGACGGTCATGAAAGGGGCGGAGGCCATGAGAGAATTCCAGCCGGACTGGATCATTTCCATGGGCGGGGGTTCTCCAATCGACGCTGCGAAGGCTATGTGGGCATTTTATGAATACCCGGAGACTACCTTTGAGGACCTTTGCATACCTTTCAATTTCCCGGAGCTGAGGATAAAAGCAAAATTTGCGGCGATTCCCACTACCTCCGGCACGGCGACAGAAGTCACGGCCTTTTCCGTGATCACCGATTATCAAAAGGGAATCAAATATCCCCTTGCGGATTTCAATATAACTCCTGATGTTGCGATCGTGGATCCGGAGCTCGTGGAAGGGCTGCCCGCAAAGCAGGTGGCTTATACGGGGATGGATGCCCTTACCCATGCCATTGAGGCCTACGTGTCCACACTCCATTGTACCTTTACAGATCCGCTGGCAATTAAAGCTATCCAGATTGTAAACAGTGATTTGATCAAGTCCTATGATGGGGACATGAAGAGCCGTGAAGATATGCATTATGGGCAGTGCCTGGCAGGAATGGCGTTTTCCAACGCGCTTTTGGGAATCGTTCACTCCATGGCCCATAAAACCGGCGCGGTATTCTCCACGGGTCATATCACCCACGGCCTTGCCAACGCCATGTATCTGCCCTATGTGATTTCTTATAACGCAAAAGAGCCCGAAGCGGCCAAAAGGTATGCCGAGATCGCCAATGCCATTGGGATAAACGGCACGGAGCAGGAGTGCGTAGACGGGCTGAAGAAAAAAATCCGCTCTATGAACGATTATCTGGGAATTCCCAATACTATGAAGGACTGCGGTGTGAAAGAAGAGGAATTCAGGGAAAAAATCGGGGAGATTGCGAAGAACGCGGTGGAAGATGCGTGCACAGGCTCCAATCCCAGAACGATTGATGCCGCGGCGATGGAAAAGCTGTTCACCTGCATTTATAACGGGACCGAAGTGGAGTTTTAATAAATATATTCTTCTTTATACGAGCGCCGTTTTCTGCCTTCTTTTGGATGGCTGGATACGGCGCTCACGGTTTCCGGAAAAATGTCATTGACATACCCATCAATCGTATGTATAATAAACATACCGTTGGTATGTATGAGGAGAAAAGAAATGGCCAGAAATAAATATCCGGAGGAAACCAGGAATTTGATCATTGAGACAGCTACTAGGCTGTTTATAGAAAATGGATATGAGCATACCTCCATTCAGGAGATCATCAATCACCTGGGCGGACTGAGCAAGGGGGCTATTTATCATCACTTTAAATCAAAGGAAGACATCATGATAGCCGTGGCGGACCATATATATTCTGGGTCCGAGGAAAAAATGCAGAGGATTCGGGAAAGGAAGGACCTCACCGGAAAAGAAAAGCTCCGGCTCATGTTCCATGAATCTGTCTATCAGCCTTCCCAGATAGAAATGTTCACGGCCGCTCCTGATATGCTGAAAAATCCACAGCTTCTGGTCCGCTACCTGGCCGAATCCATACAGGATGAGTCCGTATCCTATATACTTCCCACGGTTCAGGAAGGGATAGAGGACGGTTCCATAGTGACGGATTATCCGAAGGAGCTCTCGGAGACGCTGCTTTTACTGGGCGGAATTTGGCTGAACCCCATGGTTTACCACTGCACACCGGAAGAGGCTGTGCGGAAAATGCGGTTTTTTCAGCACACGCTCCGGCTCTGGGGCGTGGATGTCATCGAGGACGGGATGGTCGAGCAGCTTGAAAAATATGTGGAAATGTACAGACAAAATAGAAAAGAGGAATGATTCGGCGGTGTTTCCGCCGGATATACCGGCATGAAAGGCATAAGAGGAATATTTTTTTGGCCCAATACATACCGACAGTTGGTATTAAAGAAATCAAGACAAACTCGCGGACACACAACAAATCGGAAGGATAGAGGTTTATTTATGGAAGGACAAAGGCAACAGATTGTTTCAAAGGATTTTGTCATGGTAGTGATCGGACAGATTATTTCGCTGTTCGGAAATGCGGTGCTGAGATTTGCTCTGCCGCTTCATCTTCTGAGGGAGACCGGCTCATCAGCTCTGCTGGGAGTGGTATCCGGCTGTACCTTTATTCCGATGTTCCTAATGTCCCCCATCGGAGGATTGATTGCCGACAGGGTAAATAAACGGAACATCATGGTGGCGCTGGACTTTTTTACGGCGGCCCTGGTATTTCTGTTCGCAGTCCTTTATGGGAAAGCGGATTTGGTGCTCATGATTCTGATTGTCCTATTTTTCCTTTATGGAATATCAGGAGCGTATCAGCCGTCGGTGCAGGCCAGTATTCCTCTTCTCGTAAACCGGGAAGGGCTGATGTCCGCCAACGCAGTCATCAATATGGTCGCGTCACTTTCCGGACTCCTGGGGCCTGCCTTGGGCGGCATCGTCTATCAGATCTGGGGAATCCTGCCGGTGTTATACG belongs to Qiania dongpingensis and includes:
- a CDS encoding MFS transporter, yielding MKKSKNPFYGLHTFILLWITQAFSTLGSSMTSYALVIWSYQRTGSALTTAMLSICSYAPYVLLSIFAGALSDKWDKKRTMLICDSAAAATTVLVLALLGTGRLEIWHLYLINALNGLMNTVQQPASDVAVSLLAPKEQYQRVGGMRSFSNSLVTVLTPVIATTVLSFFGMTAVILFDLITFVTAFLTLALFIHFPKQKAAPENGAGSLWDTMKAGLVYLRKNRGILDLILFLAVINLIASMYNAALPAMLLSRNGGSQTALGLVNACTGLANLAGSVFMSFCPPPKSRIRAICNALLFSMSTENFLLAFGRSLPVWCTGAILGWLFIPVMNTNIDVLFRSRIPIEMQGRVYSVRNTLQFFTIPLGYLLGGLFVDNLFEPFIEARPQGSFFLALFGRGKGSGAAMLFLFLGLTGVLTCLVFRKDRYIWRLEGLQKKRDINHSRKFGRVY
- a CDS encoding iron-containing alcohol dehydrogenase, which encodes MSRFTLPRDIYHGKGCLEELKNLKGKKAFFVVGGSSMKKQGFLDKAVNYLKEADMEVKLFEGVEPDPSVETVMKGAEAMREFQPDWIISMGGGSPIDAAKAMWAFYEYPETTFEDLCIPFNFPELRIKAKFAAIPTTSGTATEVTAFSVITDYQKGIKYPLADFNITPDVAIVDPELVEGLPAKQVAYTGMDALTHAIEAYVSTLHCTFTDPLAIKAIQIVNSDLIKSYDGDMKSREDMHYGQCLAGMAFSNALLGIVHSMAHKTGAVFSTGHITHGLANAMYLPYVISYNAKEPEAAKRYAEIANAIGINGTEQECVDGLKKKIRSMNDYLGIPNTMKDCGVKEEEFREKIGEIAKNAVEDACTGSNPRTIDAAAMEKLFTCIYNGTEVEF
- a CDS encoding TetR/AcrR family transcriptional regulator — encoded protein: MARNKYPEETRNLIIETATRLFIENGYEHTSIQEIINHLGGLSKGAIYHHFKSKEDIMIAVADHIYSGSEEKMQRIRERKDLTGKEKLRLMFHESVYQPSQIEMFTAAPDMLKNPQLLVRYLAESIQDESVSYILPTVQEGIEDGSIVTDYPKELSETLLLLGGIWLNPMVYHCTPEEAVRKMRFFQHTLRLWGVDVIEDGMVEQLEKYVEMYRQNRKEE